Proteins encoded by one window of Venturia canescens isolate UGA chromosome 2, ASM1945775v1, whole genome shotgun sequence:
- the Tfb4 gene encoding general transcription factor IIH subunit 3: MEASGGNEIERSLLIVILDVNPVQQIVKQDARILTHCLDSVIVFANAHLMQTSSNDIALMACHASGAKFLYPYEKSDEVRQIDGQYEKFTLVERNVRQKLQEVVIGDILNDRQINSESLISGALTMALCYTARLEREKLPGEKLHCRILIVTGSNDSATQYMNYMNIFFTAQKMGVILDVCSLDQELTLLQQACDITGGNYLKVPSPAGLLQYLLWVFLPDPEVRSKLVLPPPVKVDYRAACFCHHELIDIGYVCSVCLSIFCKFSPICTTCHTLFKMPGPIPMKTKKKKKYADIVH, from the exons ATGGAGGCGAGTGGCGGGAATG AAATCGAGAGAAGTCTCTTAATCGTCATTCTTGATGTGAACCCTGTGCAGCAAATAGTCAAACAAGATGCAAGGATCTTGACGCACTGTCTCGATTCTGTGATTGTATTTGCAAATGCACATCTTATGCAAACTTCCAGTAATGACATTGCTCTTATGGCATGTCATGCGAGTGGCGCCAAATTTTTATATCCGTATGAAAAGTCGGATGAAGTAAGGCAGATCGATGGACAATACGAAAAGTTTACGCTTGTCGAGCGTAACGTTAGACAAAAATTGCAAGAGGTCGTCATCGGTGACATTCTCAATGACAGGCAAATCAATAGCGAAAGTTTAATTTCTGGTGCTCTCACAATGGCTCTTTGCTACACCGCTCGGTTGGAGCGTGAAAAACTGCCAGGCGAAAAACTTCATTGCCGTATATTGATTGTCACAGGAAGCAATGATTCGGCTACTCAGTACATGAATtacatgaatatttttttcaccgcacAAAAAATG GGTGTGATACTGGATGTTTGCAGCTTGGATCAGGAATTAACTCTTCTACAACAAGCTTGCGATATAACGGGTGGCAATTATCTCAAAGTTCCTTCACCTGCTGGCCTGTTGCAATATCTACTG tgGGTTTTCCTGCCTGATCCTGAAGTTCGTTCAAAGCTTGTTCTACCACCCCCAGTAAAAGTCGACTACAGAGCAGCGTGTTTTTGTCACCACGAGCTCATCGATATCGGATACGTTTGTTCTGTTTGCTTATCAA TTTTCTGCAAGTTCAGTCCGATTTGTACAACCTGCCA cACATTATTTAAAATGCCTGGACCAATACCCATGAagacgaaaaagaagaaaaaatatgcagaTATAGTTCATTGA